In Cyprinus carpio isolate SPL01 chromosome A14, ASM1834038v1, whole genome shotgun sequence, a single window of DNA contains:
- the LOC109060339 gene encoding SAM and SH3 domain-containing protein 3-like isoform X1 — MLRRKPSNASEKEQGQVQKKKLTLQRSSSFKDFMKPKPSSPVVSSEPTLDETQLESAPLEDSGKSNGKLGKKWRNVITRTMTRKTSKMVQKALAEVGNESGEDSSISPMSLDNWIPDLTAGNRTSVCSNSSEDTIHSPLSRQLSGCADRQSLDSGFSQRDSMRLEDSAYTGPFCGRALVHTDFTPSPYDIESLKLQKGDIIQIIEKPPVGTWTGKLNNKVGSFKFIYVTILPEEDTPPKRKRCQSQGQKNKPKPQTLEEVLERIGLTELGSLLSMHGFQSLEDFSGLKESHLNELNITDPEQCVKILKAAELLHDSEDESDAEEQKTEMPRDSGCYESTENLTNGREEPQVESQPEPETDPDTETELNAIQEQLEEMKVEESPESQTE, encoded by the exons ATGTTACGACGGAAACCATCCAACGCATCTGAAAAGGAGCAGGGCCAGGTGCAAAAGAAGAAG CTGACTCTGCAAAGGTCCAGCAGCTTCAAAGACTTTATGAAGCCAAAGCCGTCGTCACCCGTAGTGAGCTCTGAGCCTACACTGGATGAAACA CAGTTGGAGAGTGCACCACTAGAGGATTCAGGGAAAAGTAACGGGAAACTGGGAAAGAAATGGAGAAATGTCATAACTCGCACAATGACCCGTAAAACTTCCAAGATGGTACAGAAAGCCCTTGCAGAGGTGGGG AATGAGAGTGGGGAGGACAGCTCTATATCTCCCATGTCTCTAGATAACTGGATTCCAGATCTCACTGCTGGGAACAGAACATCTGTGTGCTCCAACAGCTCAGAGGACACAATACACAGCCCTCTCTCACGCCAGCTCTCTGGAT GTGCTGACAGGCAGAGTCTGGACAGTGGCTTCAGCCAGAGAGACAGTATGAGACTGGAGGACAGCGCCTACACAGGGCCCTTCTGCGGTAGAGCCCTCGTCCACACTGACTTCACCCCCAGCCCGTATGACATTGAATCCCTCAAACTACAG AAAGGAGACATCATCCAGATCATTGAGAAGCCACCAGTAGGCACCTGGACTGGTAAACTCAATAACAAAGTGGGCTCCTTTAAATTCATCTACGTCACAATACTACCAGAGGAGGACACACCACCAAAGAGGAAGCGATGCCAGAGTCAAGGACAAAAGAACAAACCCAAACCGCAAACCCTGGAGGAAGTTCTGGAGAGAATAGGCCTAACT GAGCTGGGATCTCTCCTGTCCATGCATGGCTTCCAGAGTTTGGAGGATTTCAGCGGCCTGAAGGAGTCCCACCTGAACGAACTGAATATTACAGACCCTGAGCAATGTGTGAAGATACTGAAAGCAGCAGAATTGCTTCATGATT CTGAGGATGAATCCGATGCAGAGGAGCAAAAGACTGAAATGCCACGGGACTCAGGTTGTTACGAGAGTACAGAGAACCTGACAAACGGACGTGAGGAGCCCCAGGTGGAATCCCAACCGGAGCCAGAGACTGATCCGGACACAGAAACAGAGCTCAATGCAATTCAGGAACAACTGGAGGAGATGAAGGTGGAGGAGAGTCCTGAGAGCCAAACAGAGTGA
- the LOC109060339 gene encoding SAM and SH3 domain-containing protein 3-like isoform X3 has protein sequence MLRRKPSNASEKEQGQVQKKKLTLQRSSSFKDFMKPKPSSPVVSSEPTLDETQLESAPLEDSGKSNGKLGKKWRNVITRTMTRKTSKMVQKALAENESGEDSSISPMSLDNWIPDLTAGNRTSVCSNSSEDTIHSPLSRQLSGCADRQSLDSGFSQRDSMRLEDSAYTGPFCGRALVHTDFTPSPYDIESLKLQKGDIIQIIEKPPVGTWTGKLNNKVGSFKFIYVTILPEEDTPPKRKRCQSQGQKNKPKPQTLEEVLERIGLTELGSLLSMHGFQSLEDFSGLKESHLNELNITDPEQCVKILKAAELLHDSEDESDAEEQKTEMPRDSGCYESTENLTNGREEPQVESQPEPETDPDTETELNAIQEQLEEMKVEESPESQTE, from the exons ATGTTACGACGGAAACCATCCAACGCATCTGAAAAGGAGCAGGGCCAGGTGCAAAAGAAGAAG CTGACTCTGCAAAGGTCCAGCAGCTTCAAAGACTTTATGAAGCCAAAGCCGTCGTCACCCGTAGTGAGCTCTGAGCCTACACTGGATGAAACA CAGTTGGAGAGTGCACCACTAGAGGATTCAGGGAAAAGTAACGGGAAACTGGGAAAGAAATGGAGAAATGTCATAACTCGCACAATGACCCGTAAAACTTCCAAGATGGTACAGAAAGCCCTTGCAGAG AATGAGAGTGGGGAGGACAGCTCTATATCTCCCATGTCTCTAGATAACTGGATTCCAGATCTCACTGCTGGGAACAGAACATCTGTGTGCTCCAACAGCTCAGAGGACACAATACACAGCCCTCTCTCACGCCAGCTCTCTGGAT GTGCTGACAGGCAGAGTCTGGACAGTGGCTTCAGCCAGAGAGACAGTATGAGACTGGAGGACAGCGCCTACACAGGGCCCTTCTGCGGTAGAGCCCTCGTCCACACTGACTTCACCCCCAGCCCGTATGACATTGAATCCCTCAAACTACAG AAAGGAGACATCATCCAGATCATTGAGAAGCCACCAGTAGGCACCTGGACTGGTAAACTCAATAACAAAGTGGGCTCCTTTAAATTCATCTACGTCACAATACTACCAGAGGAGGACACACCACCAAAGAGGAAGCGATGCCAGAGTCAAGGACAAAAGAACAAACCCAAACCGCAAACCCTGGAGGAAGTTCTGGAGAGAATAGGCCTAACT GAGCTGGGATCTCTCCTGTCCATGCATGGCTTCCAGAGTTTGGAGGATTTCAGCGGCCTGAAGGAGTCCCACCTGAACGAACTGAATATTACAGACCCTGAGCAATGTGTGAAGATACTGAAAGCAGCAGAATTGCTTCATGATT CTGAGGATGAATCCGATGCAGAGGAGCAAAAGACTGAAATGCCACGGGACTCAGGTTGTTACGAGAGTACAGAGAACCTGACAAACGGACGTGAGGAGCCCCAGGTGGAATCCCAACCGGAGCCAGAGACTGATCCGGACACAGAAACAGAGCTCAATGCAATTCAGGAACAACTGGAGGAGATGAAGGTGGAGGAGAGTCCTGAGAGCCAAACAGAGTGA
- the LOC109060339 gene encoding SAM and SH3 domain-containing protein 3-like isoform X2: protein MLRRKPSNASEKEQGQVQKKKLTLQRSSSFKDFMKPKPSSPVVSSEPTLDETLESAPLEDSGKSNGKLGKKWRNVITRTMTRKTSKMVQKALAEVGNESGEDSSISPMSLDNWIPDLTAGNRTSVCSNSSEDTIHSPLSRQLSGCADRQSLDSGFSQRDSMRLEDSAYTGPFCGRALVHTDFTPSPYDIESLKLQKGDIIQIIEKPPVGTWTGKLNNKVGSFKFIYVTILPEEDTPPKRKRCQSQGQKNKPKPQTLEEVLERIGLTELGSLLSMHGFQSLEDFSGLKESHLNELNITDPEQCVKILKAAELLHDSEDESDAEEQKTEMPRDSGCYESTENLTNGREEPQVESQPEPETDPDTETELNAIQEQLEEMKVEESPESQTE from the exons ATGTTACGACGGAAACCATCCAACGCATCTGAAAAGGAGCAGGGCCAGGTGCAAAAGAAGAAG CTGACTCTGCAAAGGTCCAGCAGCTTCAAAGACTTTATGAAGCCAAAGCCGTCGTCACCCGTAGTGAGCTCTGAGCCTACACTGGATGAAACA TTGGAGAGTGCACCACTAGAGGATTCAGGGAAAAGTAACGGGAAACTGGGAAAGAAATGGAGAAATGTCATAACTCGCACAATGACCCGTAAAACTTCCAAGATGGTACAGAAAGCCCTTGCAGAGGTGGGG AATGAGAGTGGGGAGGACAGCTCTATATCTCCCATGTCTCTAGATAACTGGATTCCAGATCTCACTGCTGGGAACAGAACATCTGTGTGCTCCAACAGCTCAGAGGACACAATACACAGCCCTCTCTCACGCCAGCTCTCTGGAT GTGCTGACAGGCAGAGTCTGGACAGTGGCTTCAGCCAGAGAGACAGTATGAGACTGGAGGACAGCGCCTACACAGGGCCCTTCTGCGGTAGAGCCCTCGTCCACACTGACTTCACCCCCAGCCCGTATGACATTGAATCCCTCAAACTACAG AAAGGAGACATCATCCAGATCATTGAGAAGCCACCAGTAGGCACCTGGACTGGTAAACTCAATAACAAAGTGGGCTCCTTTAAATTCATCTACGTCACAATACTACCAGAGGAGGACACACCACCAAAGAGGAAGCGATGCCAGAGTCAAGGACAAAAGAACAAACCCAAACCGCAAACCCTGGAGGAAGTTCTGGAGAGAATAGGCCTAACT GAGCTGGGATCTCTCCTGTCCATGCATGGCTTCCAGAGTTTGGAGGATTTCAGCGGCCTGAAGGAGTCCCACCTGAACGAACTGAATATTACAGACCCTGAGCAATGTGTGAAGATACTGAAAGCAGCAGAATTGCTTCATGATT CTGAGGATGAATCCGATGCAGAGGAGCAAAAGACTGAAATGCCACGGGACTCAGGTTGTTACGAGAGTACAGAGAACCTGACAAACGGACGTGAGGAGCCCCAGGTGGAATCCCAACCGGAGCCAGAGACTGATCCGGACACAGAAACAGAGCTCAATGCAATTCAGGAACAACTGGAGGAGATGAAGGTGGAGGAGAGTCCTGAGAGCCAAACAGAGTGA